A region of Deltaproteobacteria bacterium DNA encodes the following proteins:
- a CDS encoding HAMP domain-containing protein: MRTTPVSIAHAPTAEFVLIASYAEERAFVRSMRTSLLAVVAVILAASLAAAFTIARGITTPVRALAKAARRIGAGELDAEVRIASPDELGELGDAFNEMTRGLRERDRLRRTFERYVSKEVAAEILRHPELAPVGGVARELTVGFIDIGGFTSLAEKLGAQEIVARLNEYFETVCRAVLARDDTVNEFVGDGVVAYWGAPMPQPDHAVRACLAALACRDALERLAASWQAAGLPSPRFRIGLHTGALVVGEIGSQERRAYRAVGDAMNLAARLESANKQYGTRILISETTRAQAGDAILAREVDCVRVVGRAQPVRLYEPLAPAGAASEAQRALVARTAQAFAHYRAREFAAAARDFAACAPDAAAELLRDRAQAFATAPPPADWDAVHALDSK, from the coding sequence GTGCGCACCACGCCCGTCTCCATCGCGCACGCGCCCACCGCCGAGTTCGTGCTGATCGCGTCCTACGCCGAGGAGCGCGCGTTCGTGCGCAGCATGCGCACGTCGCTGCTCGCGGTCGTGGCGGTGATTCTCGCTGCCTCGCTCGCAGCGGCATTCACGATCGCGCGCGGCATCACGACGCCGGTGCGCGCGCTCGCCAAGGCCGCGCGCCGCATCGGCGCCGGCGAGCTCGACGCCGAGGTGCGCATCGCCTCTCCGGACGAGCTCGGCGAGCTCGGCGACGCGTTCAACGAGATGACGCGCGGCCTGCGCGAGCGGGATCGCCTGCGCCGCACGTTCGAGCGCTACGTGTCGAAGGAAGTCGCGGCGGAGATCCTGCGCCACCCCGAGCTCGCGCCCGTCGGCGGCGTCGCGCGCGAGCTCACCGTGGGCTTCATCGACATCGGCGGCTTCACCAGCCTCGCCGAGAAGCTCGGTGCGCAAGAGATCGTGGCGCGCCTCAACGAGTACTTCGAGACGGTGTGCCGCGCGGTACTCGCGCGCGATGACACGGTGAACGAGTTCGTGGGCGATGGCGTCGTCGCGTACTGGGGCGCGCCGATGCCGCAGCCAGACCATGCCGTGAGGGCGTGCCTCGCCGCGCTCGCGTGTCGCGACGCGCTGGAGCGACTCGCGGCGAGCTGGCAGGCCGCGGGCCTGCCGAGCCCGCGCTTCCGCATCGGCCTGCACACAGGAGCGCTCGTGGTGGGCGAGATCGGCAGCCAAGAGCGCCGCGCGTACCGCGCGGTCGGCGACGCGATGAACCTCGCCGCGCGGCTCGAGAGCGCGAACAAGCAGTACGGCACGCGCATCCTCATCTCCGAGACGACGCGCGCGCAGGCCGGCGACGCGATCCTCGCGCGCGAAGTCGACTGCGTGCGCGTCGTGGGCCGCGCGCAGCCGGTGCGCCTGTACGAGCCGCTCGCGCCCGCGGGCGCTGCGAGCGAGGCGCAGCGCGCACTCGTCGCGCGCACGGCGCAGGCGTTCGCGCACTACCGCGCACGCGAGTTCGCGGCGGCAGCGCGCGACTTCGCCGCGTGCGCGCCCGACGCCGCGGCGGAGCTGCTGCGCGACCGCGCGCAGGCGTTCGCGACAGCCCCGCCGCCCGCGGACTGGGACGCGGTGCACGCGCTCGACTCGAAGTAG